One stretch of Gadus macrocephalus chromosome 12, ASM3116895v1 DNA includes these proteins:
- the LOC132469555 gene encoding uncharacterized protein LOC132469555 — MDRGRKIPPSYKRYLFDESQDIPRTTELYRKLPKSARTEPTSSSDSEDELQGLPPASASEISEQELSEQEQEQVVQCQIDDISDSSEDVSAGSGPERGLQMEVGNMDEHGGNTCDSELLQHMNAQQEEYDGAEQYIAGDGHEHGQPGFRQEKLFDEKHFDANNPVFEGADVSKGQLLAMLMGLCLRHGLSGVAMKDLLDLFNTVIPGCVPSSKWYLDKAFFNLSDKAELYFYCTDCVGYIGKGPDYHCETCLKHWHKEVLLIKSASYFLVMPFSSKTSCHSRHCGATFDMMRV, encoded by the exons ATGGATCGTGGGAGAAAGATTCCGCCATCTTATAAGCGATATTTATTTGACGAATCACAAGATATTCCTCGGACTACTGAGTTATATCGAAAGCTTCCGAAGTCGGCGAGGACGGAACCGACGTCATCGTCAGATTCTGAAGATGAATTACAAGGGTTGCCGCCTGCGTCTGCATCAGAGATTTCAGAACAAGAACTttcagaacaagaacaagaacaagttGTACAATGTCAAATAGA TGACATCAGTGATTCATCTGAAGATGTCTCTGCTGGCTCTGGCCCAGAAAGGGGATTACAAATGGAAGTTGGAAATATGGATGAACATGGAGGCAACACATGTGACAGTGAGCTACTACAGCatatg AATGCTCAACAAGAAGAATATGACGGCGCAGAGCAATATATAGCAGGGGATGGCCACGAACATGGACAGCCTGGCTTTCGTCAG GAGAAGCTGTTTGATGAAAAGCACTTTGACGCCAACAACCCTGTCTTTGAAGGAGCTGATGTTTCAAAGGGACAACTGCTAGCGATGCTGATGGGGTTGTGCCTAAGGCACGGATTATCTGGTGTTGCCATGAAAGACCTTCTCGATTTGTTTAATACCGTCATTCCAGGATGTGTTCCCTCAAGCAAGTGGTACTTGGACAAAGCTTTCTTCAATCTGTCCGACAAGGCAGAGTTGTATTTCTATTGCACGGACTGTGTAGGATACATCGGCAAAGGACCAGACTACCATTGTGAAACTTGCCTGAAGCATTGGCACAAGGAGGTACTTCTGATAAAATCTGCAAGTTACTTTCTGGTGATGCCTTTCAGCTCAAAAACATCTTGCCACAGTCGGCACTGCGGGGCCACTTTCGACATGATGAGAGTGTAG